Below is a genomic region from Bdellovibrionota bacterium.
CCAAAAACAGATTCCCAAACAGAGCTATTCCATTCTGCTCGATCCAAATGGAGACCGGGTTACGACGGAAGCATTCGCCACCCTGTTCGACCAAGCTCAAAAGTCGGCCCGAAATCGCGTGGTTTTTCTCGTAGGAGGCTCGTACGGGTTTCCATCCGACGCACCCTCCTCGGTGGATCGGACGATTTCGCTCTCGCCTCTTACGCTCCCTCACCGACTGGCACTCTTACTCT
It encodes:
- a CDS encoding 23S rRNA (pseudouridine(1915)-N(3))-methyltransferase RlmH is translated as MIIDILCVGRTLRSDERVWMDDYFHRIQSFAPCSIRRIKEASGSTPAQRADATWQEIQKQIPKQSYSILLDPNGDRVTTEAFATLFDQAQKSARNRVVFLVGGSYGFPSDAPSSVDRTISLSPLTLPHRLALLLLIEQIYRVLSWRAGSPYHHP